A window of the Glaciimonas sp. CA11.2 genome harbors these coding sequences:
- a CDS encoding L-rhamnose mutarotase, which yields MEIIAFKMQFKVGNVREYKRRHDSIWPELIVLLSNACMRDYSIFIVLNYAFRQSHQAF from the coding sequence ATGGAAATAATTGCCTTCAAAATGCAGTTCAAGGTTGGAAATGTCCGCGAATACAAACGCCGCCATGACTCGATCTGGCCTGAGTTGATAGTATTGTTATCCAATGCTTGTATGCGCGATTACAGCATCTTTATTGTCCTGAACTATGCCTTCCGACAATCTCATCAAGCCTTTTAA
- a CDS encoding ABC transporter permease: MNTAPLPSTATSRYTIQDRQGFRIGGVMARWETLLAILFVVVFVANSFLLPHFFDFYNLADSTFNFSEKALIALPMALLIICREIDISVSGILALSSVAMGLAHHYGMPAPGLLFVAIATGTACGLLNGFLVTRFALPSIVVTIGTVSLFRGLSSVILGDQAFTGYPQLLVDWGQGYFFEVIPREFVVLLVFAIVFAVLLHATSWGRKMYAIGNNPVAARFSGIAVNRYRLALFMLTGAMAGLSGFLLTGRIGSTRPNIALGWELEIITMVILGGVSIAGGAGSIGGVFLAVLTLGMVTYGLALANIPGIIMTIVVGLLLLITIALPRLLRK; this comes from the coding sequence ATGAACACGGCGCCATTGCCTTCGACAGCGACATCCCGTTACACCATCCAGGACCGACAAGGCTTTAGGATAGGCGGCGTAATGGCGCGCTGGGAAACGCTGTTAGCGATCCTGTTTGTTGTGGTATTTGTTGCGAATAGCTTTCTGTTGCCGCACTTCTTTGATTTTTATAACCTCGCAGATAGTACGTTTAATTTTAGTGAGAAGGCGTTGATTGCATTGCCGATGGCGTTGCTCATCATCTGTCGGGAGATTGATATTTCAGTCTCGGGCATACTCGCCTTGTCGTCAGTGGCAATGGGTCTTGCGCATCACTATGGCATGCCAGCGCCGGGATTGCTGTTTGTCGCTATTGCGACTGGCACAGCGTGTGGATTGTTAAATGGATTTTTGGTTACCCGCTTTGCGTTGCCCTCCATTGTGGTCACGATCGGGACTGTATCTCTGTTTCGCGGCTTGTCCAGTGTAATTTTGGGTGATCAGGCATTTACCGGTTATCCGCAATTGTTGGTGGATTGGGGACAAGGATATTTCTTCGAGGTGATTCCGCGTGAGTTTGTGGTGTTACTTGTTTTCGCGATAGTGTTTGCGGTCCTGCTACATGCCACCAGTTGGGGACGGAAAATGTACGCTATCGGTAATAATCCGGTTGCCGCACGATTTTCTGGGATCGCTGTGAATCGTTACCGTTTGGCGTTGTTTATGTTGACGGGCGCAATGGCTGGTCTGTCAGGTTTTTTGTTGACTGGACGGATTGGCAGCACGCGCCCCAACATTGCGCTTGGATGGGAGCTTGAAATCATTACTATGGTGATCTTGGGTGGCGTCAGTATCGCTGGTGGCGCGGGTAGTATTGGCGGCGTGTTTCTAGCCGTGTTGACACTTGGTATGGTCACGTACGGGTTGGCATTAGCCAATATTCCTGGGATTATTATGACAATCGTTGTCGGCCTGCTGCTGCTGATCACCATTGCATTGCCGCGCTTGCTGCGCAAATAA
- a CDS encoding ABC transporter permease, whose translation MRLLKNREALLALLILLLIGVVGLRAPIFLSASSMSNLLTDSTLLVMLALTQMFVIVTRGIDLSIASNLALSGMMTALLASKFPDLSVAVIILVALGIGLFLGLINGWLIGYLNLPPIVVTLGTMSVYRGLVFVLSGGAWVSSRQMPAAFIAFPLTHFLGVSHLVWLAAIAIIVMWFIARYTHFGRDLYAIGNQPVAARYVGIAISQRLLWTYGLSGMMAGLCGYLWVARYAVAYTEIAYGFEFTVIAACVIGGISIAGGVGSVAGAVLGALFLSVINNALPIVKISPFWQSALTGIVILTAVVINARGNTKNGRQILSLQSLDPSRQPPPSVQSGQSTVRETV comes from the coding sequence ATGCGCTTACTAAAAAATCGTGAAGCGCTGCTGGCGTTGCTGATCTTGTTACTGATTGGTGTGGTCGGGTTGCGTGCGCCGATATTCCTGAGTGCCTCGAGCATGTCTAATCTGCTGACCGATAGCACGTTATTGGTGATGCTGGCGTTGACCCAGATGTTCGTCATTGTCACGCGTGGTATTGATTTGTCGATTGCGTCAAATCTTGCGCTATCGGGAATGATGACGGCACTGTTGGCGTCCAAATTCCCTGATTTGTCGGTGGCAGTGATCATTCTGGTGGCACTTGGTATTGGTCTGTTTCTGGGCTTGATTAACGGTTGGCTGATTGGTTATCTGAATCTACCGCCGATTGTCGTTACTTTAGGCACGATGAGCGTCTATCGTGGCCTAGTATTCGTGCTTTCCGGCGGTGCATGGGTGTCGTCGCGGCAAATGCCCGCAGCGTTTATCGCGTTTCCACTGACCCATTTTCTTGGTGTCTCGCATCTGGTTTGGTTGGCAGCGATTGCGATTATCGTCATGTGGTTTATTGCCCGCTACACACATTTTGGAAGAGACTTATATGCCATCGGCAATCAACCGGTGGCTGCGCGCTACGTCGGTATTGCGATTTCTCAACGCTTACTTTGGACGTACGGACTCTCGGGCATGATGGCCGGTCTGTGCGGATATTTGTGGGTTGCGCGCTATGCCGTAGCGTATACCGAAATCGCTTATGGATTTGAGTTCACCGTTATTGCAGCGTGTGTAATTGGTGGTATCAGTATTGCGGGCGGTGTCGGTAGTGTCGCCGGTGCGGTGTTGGGTGCCTTATTCCTATCGGTGATCAATAACGCTTTGCCGATTGTAAAGATATCGCCGTTCTGGCAGAGCGCATTGACCGGTATCGTGATTCTGACCGCCGTGGTGATCAATGCCCGTGGCAATACCAAAAACGGTAGACAGATATTGTCGCTGCAGTCGCTTGATCCTTCCCGGCAACCGCCTCCATCCGTTCAATCCGGCCAATCGACAGTAAGGGAAACAGTGTGA
- a CDS encoding sugar ABC transporter ATP-binding protein, translating to MPLNAAPNTYPAPSDLARSDLTRSDLTSSDTPPVLTLSGICKRFHGVVALDDVGLTVRAGDVMALIGENGAGKSTLVKTLTGIYQADGGTIHLSGKLVSFANPQAAMHAGITAVHQETVMFDELTVAENIFIGRQPQHGFPPRINWAFIEAEAEKLFARLEVTLPVRARVKDLSVAQRHFVEIARALSQNARVVIMDEPTASLSQREIHELYRIIRQLRDAGTAVIFISHKFDEIFAVADRYTVLRDGHFVAAGALADIAEPELVALMVGREIHQVFPKVEVALGPTILEVENFCHPTEFNGVNFSVQQGEIVGFYGLVGAGRSEVMQALFGLTPEVTGTVKLHGKAITIHSTSDAIAHGIAYVPEDRQHQGAHLSLPIVHNITLPILSKIGFFLSGRRAKETAIARHFSEQLELKAGHFTQMVSELSGGNQQKVVLAKWLATDPKVIILDEPTKGIDIGSKAAVHTFISELVSKGLSVILVSSELPEVLGMADRIVVMHQGHIKKIFTRAQATPENVVATASGSAYSAEETVCAY from the coding sequence ATGCCCTTGAACGCTGCGCCAAACACTTATCCCGCGCCATCCGATCTGGCGCGATCCGATCTGACGCGATCCGATCTGACGTCGTCCGATACACCGCCGGTGCTGACGTTATCCGGTATCTGCAAACGTTTTCATGGCGTTGTTGCGCTGGATGATGTAGGACTAACGGTCCGCGCCGGAGACGTGATGGCGCTGATTGGTGAAAATGGTGCTGGAAAATCGACGCTGGTGAAGACGTTGACCGGGATTTACCAAGCCGATGGCGGCACGATCCATCTGTCTGGAAAACTGGTTTCGTTTGCCAATCCCCAGGCGGCGATGCATGCAGGTATCACAGCGGTTCATCAGGAAACCGTCATGTTCGATGAACTCACTGTGGCGGAAAATATCTTTATTGGTCGTCAGCCGCAACATGGATTCCCACCCCGGATTAATTGGGCTTTCATTGAGGCAGAAGCGGAAAAATTATTCGCACGTCTGGAAGTCACTTTGCCGGTGCGCGCTCGCGTTAAAGATTTGAGCGTTGCACAACGCCATTTCGTTGAAATCGCCCGTGCACTCTCGCAAAACGCGCGTGTAGTCATTATGGATGAGCCCACTGCGTCATTGTCGCAACGCGAAATTCACGAACTGTATCGGATCATCCGGCAATTGCGCGATGCCGGAACGGCGGTTATTTTTATCTCCCATAAGTTTGATGAGATTTTCGCAGTGGCTGATCGTTACACGGTATTACGTGACGGCCATTTTGTGGCTGCGGGCGCGCTTGCCGATATTGCCGAGCCGGAATTGGTGGCGTTGATGGTCGGCCGTGAGATTCATCAGGTCTTTCCAAAAGTTGAAGTTGCGCTAGGTCCGACAATACTTGAGGTGGAAAATTTTTGTCATCCGACCGAATTTAACGGAGTGAACTTTTCGGTGCAACAAGGTGAAATTGTCGGTTTTTATGGTCTGGTGGGTGCCGGGCGCTCTGAAGTCATGCAGGCGCTATTTGGACTGACGCCTGAGGTTACCGGTACGGTGAAGCTGCACGGAAAGGCGATTACTATCCATTCCACCAGCGACGCTATTGCCCATGGAATCGCCTATGTACCGGAGGATCGGCAGCATCAGGGCGCACATTTATCGCTTCCAATTGTCCACAACATCACATTGCCGATCCTATCCAAAATTGGTTTTTTTCTGTCGGGTCGACGTGCCAAAGAAACGGCTATTGCACGTCATTTTAGCGAACAGCTGGAATTGAAGGCGGGGCATTTTACCCAAATGGTATCGGAACTATCCGGTGGCAATCAACAAAAAGTGGTGCTGGCAAAATGGCTCGCGACCGATCCAAAGGTGATTATTCTGGATGAGCCGACCAAGGGGATTGATATTGGTTCTAAAGCAGCGGTCCATACTTTTATCAGTGAACTGGTGTCGAAGGGATTATCGGTGATTCTGGTCTCGTCTGAATTGCCGGAAGTACTGGGTATGGCTGATCGAATTGTGGTCATGCACCAAGGTCACATCAAAAAAATATTTACGAGGGCCCAAGCGACACCCGAAAACGTGGTTGCCACTGCATCCGGTAGTGCGTATTCCGCAGAGGAAACTGTATGCGCTTACTAA
- the rhaS gene encoding rhamnose ABC transporter substrate-binding protein — translation MKLKKILLAALTVGMIGGLVNSVQAAEKIKIAMVVKSLGNGFFDAAHEGAKEAAKELGDVEIIYTGPTTPTAEGQIEIINSLISQKVSAIVISANDANALVPITKKAMQRGIKVVSFDSGIAKDGRLMQLNPSNAQLIGLKQIQMASDAIGGAGEVAILSATAQATNQNIWIGEMKKVLAKPEYAKIKLVATVYGDDQSDKSYREAIGLLRSNPNLKAIIAPTTVGINAASKAVVDEHLVGKVFVTGLGLPSEMAGHVKSGAVKSFAIWNPIDLGYAATYAAYDFVKGKAVSKPGASIAVGRMGKITLDVNNEAALAPPFTYDKDNVDKFAKIF, via the coding sequence ATGAAACTAAAAAAAATATTGCTCGCCGCGTTGACCGTCGGCATGATCGGCGGCTTGGTGAACAGCGTCCAGGCGGCCGAAAAAATAAAGATCGCGATGGTGGTAAAGAGCCTCGGCAATGGTTTTTTTGACGCTGCCCATGAGGGCGCAAAAGAGGCCGCGAAAGAACTTGGGGATGTTGAGATTATTTATACCGGCCCAACCACGCCAACAGCGGAAGGCCAGATTGAGATCATCAACTCTCTGATCAGCCAAAAAGTAAGCGCTATCGTGATCTCAGCCAATGATGCCAACGCGCTGGTGCCGATTACTAAAAAAGCGATGCAACGCGGTATCAAAGTGGTTTCTTTTGATAGCGGTATCGCAAAAGATGGGCGGTTGATGCAACTCAATCCATCCAATGCGCAATTGATCGGTTTGAAACAAATTCAGATGGCGTCTGACGCGATTGGCGGAGCCGGTGAAGTGGCAATTCTGTCGGCCACCGCTCAGGCAACCAACCAGAATATTTGGATTGGCGAAATGAAAAAGGTCTTGGCGAAACCCGAGTACGCGAAGATAAAGCTGGTTGCGACCGTCTATGGCGATGACCAATCAGACAAGAGCTATCGAGAAGCAATTGGCTTGTTGCGTAGCAATCCAAATCTGAAGGCGATTATTGCCCCGACTACCGTTGGTATCAATGCAGCCAGTAAAGCCGTGGTGGATGAACATTTGGTTGGCAAGGTATTTGTCACAGGACTCGGTTTGCCGTCTGAAATGGCTGGTCATGTGAAGAGTGGGGCGGTGAAAAGCTTTGCGATCTGGAACCCAATTGATCTCGGTTATGCGGCGACCTATGCTGCTTACGATTTCGTCAAGGGAAAAGCCGTTTCTAAACCGGGTGCGAGTATCGCGGTCGGACGGATGGGTAAGATTACGCTTGATGTTAACAATGAAGCTGCGTTAGCGCCGCCATTTACCTACGATAAAGATAACGTCGACAAGTTTGCCAAAATATTTTGA
- a CDS encoding DeoR/GlpR family DNA-binding transcription regulator gives MVNHKRRKGLLKLLAEHNTVSVEQLVDWLNSSPATVRRDIAWLAERNLLTRTRGGAENLPQKKRAFALSGETFQNNIERFSAEKRAIARYATNMCAAGETIIINGGTTTYMMVEFLAEKRLKILTNSFLMAERLLMSSENEIILPGGKVYREQNVILSPFDNDITQHHYAAKMFMGVYGLSMLGLMEVDPLLIQAEKRLISQTEELIVLADSSKFARKAGLILCGLNRVACVITDTGASDAAIQMLEQAGVKVITVTPEKVPMNAMQD, from the coding sequence ATGGTGAACCACAAGCGCCGTAAAGGCTTGCTGAAGTTACTCGCCGAGCACAACACGGTCAGCGTAGAGCAATTGGTTGATTGGCTGAATTCGTCGCCAGCGACCGTGCGGCGCGATATCGCCTGGCTTGCTGAACGTAATCTGTTGACCCGAACCCGTGGCGGGGCAGAGAATCTGCCGCAAAAAAAACGTGCATTTGCCTTGTCTGGCGAAACCTTTCAAAACAATATAGAACGTTTTTCCGCAGAAAAACGCGCTATCGCCAGATATGCCACAAACATGTGCGCCGCTGGCGAAACCATCATTATCAATGGCGGCACAACGACTTACATGATGGTGGAATTTCTTGCCGAAAAACGCCTGAAAATTTTGACTAATTCGTTTTTGATGGCAGAGCGCCTATTAATGTCGAGCGAAAATGAAATCATTCTGCCGGGCGGCAAGGTCTACCGTGAGCAAAACGTCATCCTTAGTCCATTCGATAACGATATTACCCAACATCACTACGCGGCAAAAATGTTCATGGGCGTCTACGGATTGTCGATGCTGGGTTTGATGGAGGTCGATCCACTTTTGATTCAGGCCGAAAAGCGCCTGATCAGTCAGACCGAAGAATTGATTGTACTGGCCGACAGTTCAAAGTTTGCACGCAAAGCAGGATTGATCTTATGCGGTCTTAACCGCGTGGCTTGCGTCATCACCGATACGGGCGCGTCAGATGCCGCGATCCAGATGCTGGAACAGGCGGGTGTGAAGGTGATTACCGTGACGCCGGAAAAAGTACCGATGAATGCAATGCAGGATTGA
- a CDS encoding bifunctional rhamnulose-1-phosphate aldolase/short-chain dehydrogenase yields the protein MTELIATTPQGPITPMWDDATAATLSAPELLLYRSNLLGSDMRITNFGGGNTSAKIDMTDHLTGEQAEVLWVKGSGGDLGSIKLDGFSTLYMDKLRSLKNRYRGLALEDEMVAYLPHCTFNLNPRAASIDTPLHAYIDKKHVDHMHPDSVIAIAACANSRALTLKVFEGDLGWLPWQRPGYDLGLKLEALSKEQPHLKGIVLEGHGLFTWGDTSKSCYEITLAIIKRAEDWLAANSKQPAFGGSKFTPLVASERADLAARLMPLLRGKISQDEYKLGHFDDSRTVLDFVCSTDLLPLAALGTSCPDHFLRTKIRPFVVDFDPVNPNFERLLAGLDDALCAYRAEYLAYYARCKRDNSPAIRDANPIIYLIPGVGMLSFAKDKATARIAGEFYVNAINVMRGANGVDTYVGLPEQEAFDIEYWLLEEAKLQRMPKPKSLAGRIALVTGGGGGIGQAVARQLLQEGACVMLTDIDAEALTQAEQTLIKVAGRDYVASICANITSEQDIDIILSSTALRFGGIDLLISNAGIASSAPLEDTTLEMWERNQSILVTGYFLVSRSAFRMMKEQKLGGSMVFVASKNGLVASAGASAYCTAKAGEIHLARCIALEGAAHGIRVNVVNPDAVIRGSRIWDGKWKEERAASNKIESGDVEEFYRQRSMLKRSVLPEDIAEAVYFLASDKSAKSTGNIINVDAGNAAAFTR from the coding sequence ATGACTGAATTGATTGCCACCACGCCGCAAGGCCCGATCACCCCGATGTGGGATGATGCCACCGCTGCGACGCTCAGCGCGCCCGAACTCCTGTTATACCGCTCGAACCTGCTTGGTTCTGACATGCGCATTACCAACTTTGGCGGTGGCAATACCTCCGCCAAGATTGATATGACTGACCACCTTACCGGCGAGCAAGCCGAGGTTTTGTGGGTCAAAGGATCGGGCGGCGATTTGGGAAGTATCAAGCTGGACGGATTTTCCACACTCTATATGGACAAACTGCGTTCTCTCAAAAATCGTTATCGTGGCTTGGCGCTGGAAGATGAGATGGTCGCCTATTTGCCGCATTGCACCTTTAACCTGAATCCACGTGCGGCCAGTATCGATACGCCATTACATGCCTACATCGACAAAAAACATGTTGATCATATGCATCCGGATTCTGTGATTGCGATTGCCGCCTGTGCCAATAGCCGAGCACTGACTCTCAAAGTCTTCGAGGGTGATTTGGGTTGGTTGCCATGGCAGCGGCCCGGTTATGATCTCGGGCTAAAGCTAGAGGCGTTATCAAAAGAACAGCCGCACCTAAAAGGGATCGTTCTGGAAGGACATGGTTTATTTACGTGGGGCGATACATCTAAATCCTGCTACGAGATTACCTTAGCCATCATCAAACGCGCAGAAGACTGGTTGGCAGCCAACAGCAAACAACCGGCTTTTGGCGGTAGTAAGTTCACGCCACTTGTGGCCTCCGAACGTGCCGATCTGGCAGCGCGTCTGATGCCGCTTTTGCGCGGCAAGATTAGTCAGGATGAATATAAATTAGGCCATTTTGACGATAGCCGGACTGTGCTCGATTTTGTGTGTAGCACTGATTTGTTGCCGTTAGCAGCGCTCGGAACGTCATGCCCGGATCATTTTTTGCGCACCAAAATCCGCCCGTTTGTGGTCGATTTTGACCCAGTCAATCCCAATTTTGAGCGATTATTGGCTGGTCTGGACGATGCATTGTGCGCCTATCGTGCCGAATACCTCGCCTATTACGCCCGCTGCAAACGCGATAATAGTCCGGCAATACGCGATGCCAACCCAATCATTTATTTGATTCCTGGGGTTGGTATGCTGTCCTTCGCCAAAGACAAAGCCACAGCCCGCATCGCTGGGGAATTTTATGTCAATGCCATCAACGTCATGCGCGGCGCAAATGGGGTCGACACTTATGTCGGCTTGCCAGAGCAGGAAGCCTTCGATATCGAGTATTGGTTACTGGAAGAAGCCAAGCTGCAACGCATGCCCAAACCAAAAAGTCTCGCGGGACGCATTGCACTGGTCACGGGTGGTGGCGGCGGAATCGGTCAGGCGGTTGCGCGCCAGCTGTTACAAGAAGGCGCTTGCGTCATGCTGACCGATATCGATGCCGAGGCGCTGACACAAGCCGAACAAACACTGATCAAGGTCGCCGGACGCGATTACGTCGCTAGTATCTGCGCGAATATCACTAGCGAGCAAGATATTGATATCATCCTCAGCAGCACGGCGCTCCGCTTTGGCGGCATTGATCTGCTGATCTCTAACGCGGGAATCGCTTCATCCGCGCCGCTAGAAGACACTACGCTGGAAATGTGGGAGCGCAATCAATCGATTCTGGTGACAGGCTACTTTCTGGTTAGTCGCAGCGCTTTCCGCATGATGAAAGAACAAAAATTAGGCGGCAGCATGGTATTTGTCGCCAGCAAAAACGGCTTAGTGGCATCCGCTGGCGCATCGGCATATTGCACCGCCAAAGCAGGTGAAATCCATCTGGCGCGTTGTATTGCACTGGAAGGCGCTGCGCATGGTATCCGTGTCAATGTCGTCAATCCTGACGCCGTGATCCGTGGCTCGCGGATCTGGGATGGAAAATGGAAAGAAGAGCGTGCCGCCTCGAACAAAATTGAATCAGGCGATGTGGAAGAATTCTATCGACAACGCAGTATGCTTAAACGCAGCGTCCTACCCGAAGATATCGCCGAAGCAGTGTATTTTTTGGCCAGCGATAAATCGGCCAAGAGTACCGGCAACATCATTAACGTTGACGCGGGAAATGCGGCGGCGTTTACACGATAA
- the rhaI gene encoding L-rhamnose catabolism isomerase, giving the protein MNAMIDTGRIAEHNTNIQNNLQADYEALGGMLARRGQDIEKLTALAQTFAVALPSWGVGTGGTRFARFPGIGEPRNVFEKMEDCAVIHQLTHATPTVSLHFPWDKTTDPAALREIASGYGLGFDTVNSNTFQDQAGQAHSYKNGSLTANNPAARAQAIAHNIDCITLGRALGSNALTVWIGDGANFPGQHNLRGALERYLDSMREIYSALPSDWLVYIEHKLFEPAFYATTIADWGTSFACATELGPKAKCLVDLGHHAPNTNIEMIVARLAQFGKLGGFHFNDSKYGDDDLDSGSINPFQLFLIFNELADVAQREGASFKPSYMLDQSHNVTDPIESLMSSAIEVQRAFIQSAIVDRTALQHYQEQNDVLQSAQTLKHAFRTDVSPILAMARFRSGATIDPIGCYRSTGYRAQKGQQRPPKAGISSSGII; this is encoded by the coding sequence ATGAATGCAATGATCGATACCGGCCGGATTGCCGAACACAATACCAACATACAAAATAATCTTCAAGCTGACTATGAAGCACTCGGTGGCATGCTGGCACGGCGCGGACAAGACATTGAAAAATTGACCGCATTAGCCCAAACTTTTGCAGTCGCGTTACCGAGTTGGGGCGTAGGCACCGGCGGTACGCGTTTCGCACGTTTTCCAGGAATTGGCGAGCCGCGAAACGTGTTCGAAAAGATGGAAGACTGCGCGGTGATCCATCAATTAACGCACGCTACACCGACTGTATCACTGCATTTTCCCTGGGATAAAACGACTGATCCTGCGGCTCTGCGAGAAATCGCAAGCGGATATGGCTTAGGTTTTGACACCGTTAATTCGAATACATTTCAGGATCAGGCCGGGCAAGCGCATTCGTACAAAAATGGCAGTCTGACAGCAAACAATCCTGCCGCACGCGCTCAAGCGATTGCACACAATATCGACTGCATTACGTTAGGGCGGGCCCTCGGTTCTAACGCGCTTACAGTCTGGATCGGTGATGGCGCAAACTTTCCCGGCCAGCACAATCTACGCGGCGCGCTCGAACGCTATCTGGATAGCATGCGCGAAATCTACAGCGCATTGCCATCCGACTGGTTGGTCTATATTGAGCACAAATTATTTGAACCGGCTTTCTACGCCACCACTATCGCCGATTGGGGTACTAGTTTTGCATGCGCGACCGAACTGGGACCGAAGGCAAAATGCCTTGTCGATCTGGGTCACCACGCGCCCAATACCAATATCGAAATGATCGTTGCCCGCCTTGCACAGTTTGGCAAATTGGGTGGTTTCCATTTTAACGATAGCAAATACGGCGATGACGATCTGGACTCGGGCAGCATCAATCCCTTCCAATTATTTTTGATCTTCAACGAGTTGGCGGATGTTGCGCAACGCGAGGGGGCATCGTTTAAACCATCGTATATGCTCGACCAGTCACACAACGTAACCGATCCGATTGAAAGTTTGATGAGCAGCGCCATTGAAGTACAGCGGGCGTTTATTCAATCTGCCATCGTTGACCGCACGGCGTTGCAGCATTATCAGGAGCAAAACGACGTACTCCAATCGGCACAAACCTTGAAACATGCATTCCGTACCGACGTCAGTCCTATTCTGGCAATGGCACGGTTCCGCTCGGGCGCGACAATCGACCCCATCGGCTGCTACCGTTCAACCGGATATCGCGCACAAAAAGGCCAACAACGACCACCGAAGGCAGGGATCAGTAGTAGCGGTATTATTTGA
- a CDS encoding dodecin, whose amino-acid sequence MSTHTYKLVELVGTSKTGSDDAIRDAITKAALTVKHMDWFEVVETRGHIVDGKISHYQVTIKVGFRLE is encoded by the coding sequence ATGTCTACCCATACGTACAAACTGGTCGAGTTGGTCGGGACCTCAAAAACTGGTAGCGATGATGCAATACGTGATGCGATTACCAAGGCGGCGCTGACGGTTAAACATATGGACTGGTTCGAAGTCGTTGAAACCCGAGGTCATATTGTGGATGGCAAGATTTCTCATTATCAGGTAACGATCAAAGTTGGCTTCAGGTTAGAGTAA
- a CDS encoding sorbosone dehydrogenase family protein, producing the protein MRYPFIAPSTICVLVMHLSACGEVATLPEQADMGPHPTIPAPHVTLLPTVNIAPATGWPAGLVPQAGAGLAVKALATGLDHPRWLYVLPNGDVLVAETNAPPKPDDSKGIKGWIMRLVMKRAGAGVPSANRITLLRDTNGDGVVATKTVFLQGLNSPFGMTLVGTDLYVATTDALWRFPYRTGETQITVPGVKVIDLPGGPINHHWTKNVIASRDGSHLYVTVGSNSNVAENGLENEVNRAAILEVDAKTGRSRIFASGLRNPNGLAWQPHSGALWTAVNERDELGSDLVPDYMTSVKDGGFYGWPYSYYGQHVDTRVKPPRPDMVDKAIAPDYALGAHTASLGLAFYEGNLLPKHFFGGAFIGQHGSWNRKPRSGYKVIFVPFIDGNPAGPPEDVLTGFVTAQGDAMGRPVGVAVDRTGALLVADDVGNVVWRVTPSR; encoded by the coding sequence ATGCGCTATCCTTTTATTGCACCCTCGACCATTTGTGTTTTAGTCATGCATCTTAGCGCTTGTGGCGAGGTGGCGACATTGCCGGAACAGGCGGATATGGGGCCACATCCGACAATCCCGGCACCGCATGTGACGCTATTGCCCACCGTCAATATAGCGCCAGCTACGGGTTGGCCTGCTGGCCTAGTACCGCAGGCCGGCGCTGGCCTTGCAGTGAAAGCACTTGCCACCGGCCTTGATCATCCGCGTTGGTTGTATGTACTCCCCAATGGTGATGTGCTGGTGGCAGAAACCAACGCTCCGCCCAAGCCCGACGATAGCAAAGGTATTAAGGGTTGGATCATGAGGCTTGTCATGAAACGGGCAGGTGCTGGCGTACCGAGCGCTAATCGCATCACCCTGTTGCGCGATACAAATGGCGACGGCGTGGTCGCCACAAAAACGGTGTTCCTGCAAGGATTGAATTCTCCCTTTGGCATGACATTGGTTGGCACCGATTTGTATGTTGCTACGACTGATGCCCTATGGCGCTTTCCCTATCGCACTGGCGAAACACAAATTACGGTGCCAGGTGTAAAAGTGATTGATTTACCCGGAGGGCCGATCAATCATCACTGGACAAAAAACGTGATCGCAAGTCGGGATGGTTCGCATCTATATGTAACGGTTGGCTCGAATAGCAATGTTGCCGAAAACGGACTTGAAAACGAGGTCAACCGCGCCGCCATCCTGGAAGTTGATGCCAAAACAGGTCGCTCGCGCATCTTCGCCTCGGGCTTACGCAATCCGAATGGTCTAGCTTGGCAACCACACAGTGGTGCTCTGTGGACGGCGGTCAACGAACGCGATGAACTTGGCAGCGATCTGGTGCCGGACTATATGACTTCGGTGAAGGACGGCGGTTTTTATGGATGGCCTTATAGTTATTATGGCCAGCATGTGGATACGAGAGTGAAGCCGCCGCGGCCTGATATGGTGGATAAAGCGATTGCGCCAGATTATGCGCTAGGTGCGCATACGGCCAGCCTTGGGCTTGCTTTCTATGAAGGTAATTTATTGCCGAAGCATTTTTTTGGCGGAGCGTTTATCGGCCAGCACGGCTCTTGGAATCGCAAGCCCAGGAGCGGTTACAAAGTGATTTTTGTCCCCTTTATTGACGGAAATCCTGCTGGTCCACCTGAAGACGTTCTTACCGGTTTTGTAACTGCGCAGGGTGATGCGATGGGCCGCCCGGTTGGCGTGGCGGTCGACCGCACGGGCGCGCTTTTGGTCGCTGATGACGTTGGCAATGTCGTATGGCGGGTTACCCCCAGTCGTTAG